In the genome of Kluyveromyces marxianus DMKU3-1042 DNA, complete genome, chromosome 1, one region contains:
- the ACP1 gene encoding acyl carrier protein (mitochondrial), with the protein MFRSVFRVAPTLTRVSGLRTGFVKPTFSSASRFYASSSLSKDEITSRIADVIKSFDKTSAASSITAETQFSKDLGLDSLDTVELLVSIEEEFDIEFPDKVADELKTVGETVDYIASNPEAN; encoded by the coding sequence ATGTTCAGAAGTGTATTCCGTGTCGCACCAACTTTAACCAGAGTTTCTGGATTGAGAACTGGATTTGTCAAGCCAACTTTCAGCTCGGCCTCCAGATTCTACGCCTCCTCTTCGCTATCTAAGGATGAAATCACATCTCGTATTGCTGATGTTATTAAGTCGTTTGACAAGACCTCTGCTGCCAGCTCTATCACAGCCGAAACTCAATTCTCAAAGGATTTGGGACTAGATTCATTGGATACCGTGGAGCTATTGgtttccattgaagaagaattcgaCATCGAGTTCCCAGACAAGGTTGCTGACGAATTGAAGACCGTGGGAGAAACTGTAGATTACATTGCCTCCAACCCAGAAGCCAACTAG
- the DCK1 gene encoding guanine nucleotide exchange factor DCK1: MRMMSESDISSNGNIEAQNSGQLNGSKRFEWIPTHKIIPGTVIRAFLPLKKCPELVLTSNDYADLYPGDEVFVVEQTKDGKWCRGYVSNDLMPMDFISNMNSDSEELPKQKIQLLIFPRRFVHLDFDKRIEDYEFLRFPTEEEYEQGNESQAAKLPSLYRLMKTSKTSRSTRPAYPYHVANSYSLNREILLSLFILTKHIYYLYSFGAFEVVEQMSKLYYKLDAERIRLQEQFMTSTERSAIIKSVLALMSKIPKLIASQALTKKAGTVRKSEALDPAGYRGVLTRNEETGELLTNSVSPQHMAASTSLYALTTNYPVSNVNDLKLKPDVNNKFHSFPPSQILVDCHEIIGKLISDQKSQDLVAYLYLRTAKEVLTESFIIDLKTIKNNSFETVSSVLFRNLPYNICENNKVYLAVEIIENTKVILDENGEQKIIKPFVPFHGAANDSVQVIRRGVVAGATDITRVFSKGKGSLASGYAYNFKVELLASFYTNKAGEPEDTPVDLSDPQKIANLMKNKNKISNKNNGWGDLIDRIINDSHTGIAVTSQIESVLVSVKEIKSDCNFLQTSVANSTAITTVYPQFYDTLSSSQSDRIYMTLDKVTLYGIESHKTNISNITIQVSSNNENVTFRRSGVDNYYKRWSFVSIRPGELVNETIRIDGIDSMSKEETLRVSAYLNGRLLAKSRFYVKKGRQILEYKRKSVFQLISSLSKPLVEIEVGTTYIGTNFNMDKTLHGLISLLRKNKFSEEEFEPKTIELLKALKMVPLTQVTKYFGSTLLTLLELLHYICYVNKARYSEELKKAIFTALVQFLDMNIARHDNCKHLFNDFVEEIERENVKYFPELGPTLVNMMSQQFNSSKESWTYVGRALCRSYVLILRLSRLFSKDFVGYHEEVDAFFSSLCVFFSVTNDSVLVDQVAILESYDLAINESSAIFDDTHLIQLISMLFDACQKKEDATHFGQSDQSSKEKRFVNAKFLLLRRIIQCSNLSSFFQDSTENATRLNFLNQVIGWCFQPLIKHNETLPDLTSVSFANGVLISIIEGCEDAVFKRNLLRLLPVFCRAFLFLRRTCGKQDKFRFKRVFNPLFPTFYPLAEITVDSMVTHEIVVEVLLEMTTIIIALTSIAETLYGSNASFINIIDECKDDEHFQSPLFIKKIVREDLISIFSTISRLIKGDFYPSKKWYTFTAATMRACMTLAEMCLDVLRIYYIPEESSTIENFDQIVWGRYAKIVLSIANHKTVNSTALNPLARKALYLIGDDLIGRSAHVFDQIWELLGNDTSGFDIESKYGIKRCSNYQLTLLLGTMDMVSDFFVFSLLRHAEARKVGSKVIWTTLVLIWIKEDSLTAAIEELTPQFFNAYQKGALKPSVLEVELFLDSLLYTIHLDVNDRMKDSLFDYIRILRDFLTAMAETEEIPSGPEFDDDRTANQLQIFGYLMSMNKPEMLHTLVNDLFISYMRRKDYIQAALSLELLALTYDWNPNDSLPATKYPPLPQQSSFERREYLYKEAARNFTKGLKLEKALTVYKDLAEAYDKINYDLDGLSFVHGQISNIYTDLQNVDRLVPSYFKVSFYGFGFPKNLRGKTYIFEGLPFEHITSIHNRLLKLYPGSKLVNSFTEADRLLVSPPNGKYIHVISVEPKLEISDEYATSEKKNDINNKVRSYVENRNLRTFSSSRKVAGTQGITDLWVIEYIFETKSTFPTLMNRSEVVNIGEKRLSPISNAIKSLQQKIQELSGLEDMCYKLMKENGDCSEIFSELSRNISGTIDAPINGGIAEYRVFYTDEETRSKLQESDVELLIAAFNELTIVLNRCLALHGQLCPPSLTKSHTVLQELFIRNFEREIQACNINVNQTKEETHSRIKQIQSTQSSFSKRNTMLMTPSIISASHSIRSSGSNGSAARASMPETSASYSLRSSKSNAISHTLSHATSQATSQTPSQAPSQSTRIMRPKSHINALRMNR; this comes from the coding sequence ATGCGCATGATGTCAGAATCTGATATTTCAAGCAATGGGAACATTGAGGCTCAAAATTCAGGCCAATTGAATGGGTCAAAACGTTTTGAATGGATACCCACACATAAGATTATTCCTGGTACCGTTATTCGTGCATTTCTACCGCTCAAGAAATGCCCGGAACTCGTTTTAACCTCGAATGATTATGCTGATCTTTACCCCGGGGAtgaagtttttgttgtagAGCAAACCAAGGATGGGAAGTGGTGTCGAGGTTATGTGAGCAATGACTTGATGCCCATGGACTTTATTAGTAACATGAACAGTGATTCAGAGGAATTGCCTAAGCAGAAAATTCAGCTGTTGATCTTCCCCAGACGATTTGTTCATTTGGATTTTGATAAGAGAATTGAGGATTATGAGTTCTTGAGATTCCCTACTGAGGAGGAATACGAGCAAGGTAACGAAAGTCAAGCTGCTAAGCTTCCAAGCTTGTATAGGTTAATGAAGACTTCCAAGACCTCGAGGTCGACCAGACCTGCGTATCCTTACCACGTTGCAAATTCCTACTCTTTGAATAGAGAAATTCTCTTGAGCTTGTTCATTCTGACCAAGCATATCTACTACCTATACTCTTTTGGAGCGTTTGAAGTTGTCGAGCAAATGTCTAAATTGTACTACAAGCTTGATGCTGAAAGAATTAGACTACAAGAGCAATTCATGACTAGCACTGAGAGATCGGCGATAATAAAAAGTGTTCTTGCCCTAATGAGCAAAATACCAAAGCTAATCGCCTCCCAAGCGCTGACCAAGAAGGCGGGAACCGTAAGGAAGAGTGAAGCGTTGGATCCAGCTGGTTATAGGGGTGTATTGACCCGTAACGAAGAAACAGGGGAGCTATTGACTAATTCCGTGTCCCCACAGCACATGGCAGCTAGTACATCACTATATGCACTAACGACAAACTATCCGGTTTCCAATGTCAatgatttgaaattgaagccCGATGTAAACAACAAATTTCACTCGTTCCCCCCATCTCAAATCTTAGTCGACTGCCATGAAATTATTGGTAAGTTGATATCCGATCAAAAATCACAAGACCTCGTTGCTTATTTGTACCTAAGAACAGCAAAAGAGGTGCTTACAGAGTCATTTATTATCGACTTGAAGACGATAAAAAATAACTCGTTTGAGACGGTGTCATCCGTTCTCTTCAGAAATTTGCCTTACAATATCTGtgaaaataataaagtTTACCTAGCTGTTGAGATAATTGAAAACACCAAAGTTAttcttgatgaaaatgGGGAACAGAAGATTATCAAACCTTTCGTTCCTTTCCATGGAGCTGCTAATGATTCTGTCCAAGTTATTAGACGTGGTGTTGTGGCAGGTGCCACTGATATTACACGTGTTTTTTCCAAGGGAAAAGGTTCTTTGGCATCGGGTTATGCCTATAATTTTAAAGTAGAGCTATTGGCTTCTTTCTATACTAACAAAGCAGGAGAGCCAGAGGACACTCCAGTCGATTTAAGTGATCCACAAAAGATTGCTAATTTaatgaaaaacaagaacaaaatttCCAATAAAAACAACGGTTGGGGTGATCTGATTGACAGAATTATCAACGACTCCCATACTGGTATTGCAGTCACATCTCAGATAGAGAGTGTTTTGGTATCCGTGAAAGAGATTAAAAGTGATTGCaactttcttcaaactaGTGTCGCAAACTCAACTGCTATTACAACTGTTTATCCGCAATTCTACGACACTTTATCTTCCTCGCAATCTGATAGGATATATATGACTCTTGACAAGGTAACCCTATATGGAATCGAAAGTCATAAAACCAATATCTCTAATATTACGATTCAGGTTTCCTCAAACAATGAGAACGTGACCTTCAGACGTAGTGGGGTAGATAATTACTATAAAAGATGGTCCTTTGTCTCTATTAGGCCGGGTGAATTAGTAAATGAGACTATAAGAATTGATGGTATTGATTCCATGAGCAAAGAGGAAACACTACGTGTCTCTGCTTACTTAAATGGTCGTTTGTTGGCGAAATCAAGGTTCTATGTTAAAAAGGGACGCCAAATCCTTGAATACAAGAGAAAGTCAGTATTCCAACTTATTTCTAGTTTGAGTAAACCTTTAGTAGAGATTGAGGTTGGAACGACTTATATTGGAACTAACTTCAATATGGATAAAACACTTCATGGTTTGATATCGTTGCTACGAAAGAATAAgttttctgaagaagaatttgagCCAAAAACAATAGAATTGTTGAAAGCCTTGAAAATGGTTCCTCTAACACAAGTGACAAAATACTTCGGTTCAACTCTTTTGACATTATTGGAACTTCTTCACTACATCTGTTATGTAAACAAGGCAAGGTATTCAGAGGAACTAAAAAAAGCAATATTTACAGCGCTAGTACAATTCCTAGACATGAATATTGCTCGCCATGACAATTGTAAACATTTATTCAACGATTTTGTTGAGgaaattgaaagagaaaatgtTAAATATTTCCCAGAATTGGGCCCTACTTTGGTCAATATGATGTCGcaacaattcaattcatcaaaagAATCTTGGACTTACGTTGGAAGAGCGTTGTGTCGTTCATATGTCTTGATTTTAAGGCTTAGTAGACTATTTTCTAAAGATTTCGTTGGTTAccatgaagaagttgacgCATTTTTCAGTTCACTATGTGTGTTTTTCTCAGTGACAAATGATTCCGTTCTAGTTGATCAGGTTGCTATTTTGGAATCATATGATCTTGCTATTAATGAATCTTCGGCAATTTTCGATGATACCCATTTAATTCAGTTGATTTCTATGCTATTCGATGCCTGCCAAAAAAAGGAAGATGCTACACATTTTGGTCAAAGTGATCAGTcctccaaagaaaaaagattcGTGAATGCTAAGTTCCTACTATTAAGAAGAATAATTCAATGCTCCaatttgtcttcttttttccaaGATTCTACGGAAAATGCAACAAGattaaactttttgaatcaGGTAATTGGTTGGTGTTTTCAACCGCTCATTAAACACAATGAAACGCTTCCAGATCTTACTAGTGTGAGTTTTGCGAATGGTGTGCTAATATCTATCATAGAGGGATGCGAAGATGCCgtattcaaaagaaacttACTAAGGCTTTTGCCAGTGTTTTGTAGAGCGTTCCTATTCTTAAGGAGAACCTGTGGGAAGCAAGACAAGTTCAGATTCAAGAGAGTTTTTAATCCGTTATTCCCTACTTTTTACCCTCTAGCAGAAATTACTGTTGATTCCATGGTCACTCACGAAATTGTCGTTGAGGTATTGCTAGAAATGACAACAATTATTATTGCACTTACAAGTATAGCAGAAACGCTGTATGGCTCTAACGCCTCGTTCATCAATATAATTGACGAATGTAAAGATGACGAACATTTCCAATCACCCTTATTTATTAAAAAGATTGTGCGCgaggatttgattagtATATTTAGTACTATCAGTCGGTTAATAAAAGGAGATTTTTACCCATCAAAAAAGTGGTATACCTTTACAGCCGCTACTATGCGGGCATGTATGACATTAGCAGAAATGTGTCTAGATGTTCTTCGAATCTACTATATACCAGAAGAGTCTTCGACGATCGAAAATTTCGATCAAATTGTATGGGGACGTTATGCGAAGATAGTTCTTTCTATTGCTAACCACAAAACAGTAAACAGTACAGCATTGAATCCTTTAGCAAGAAAGGCGCTGTACTTGATTGGAGATGATCTAATAGGCAGATCTGCACACGTATTTGACCAAATTTGGGAACTATTGGGAAATGATACTAGCGGGTTCGATATTGAAAGTAAGTATGGTATCAAACGTTGTTCGAACTATCAACTAACTCTTTTATTGGGTACAATGGATATGGTATCGGACTTCtttgtgttttctttgcttcGCCATGCAGAAGCTAGAAAAGTTGGAAGTAAAGTAATTTGGACTACCTTGGTACTAATATGGATTAAAGAAGATTCTTTAACCGCAGCAATTGAGGAGTTAACACCACAGTTTTTCAACGCCTATCAAAAGGGAGCACTGAAGCCATCGGTTCTGGAAGTAGAACTATTCTTGGATAGTCTTTTGTATACCATTCACTTGGATGTTAATGATAGAATGAAGGACAGTTTGTTTGATTATATCCGTATACTAAGAGATTTCTTGACTGCGATGGCGGAAACAGAGGAAATTCCATCTGGTCCTGAGTTCGACGATGATAGAACAGCAAATCAATTACAAATATTTGGGTATTTGATGTCAATGAACAAACCTGAAATGTTGCATACCTTAGTTAATGATTTGTTCATTAGTTATatgagaagaaaagacTACATCCAGGCAGCACTCTCACTAGAATTGTTGGCATTAACATACGACTGGAATCCGAATGACTCTCTTCCTGCAACGAAATATCCACCTTTACCTCAACAATCCTCTTTCGAACGTAGGGAGTATTTGTATAAGGAAGCAGCAAGGAACTTCACCAAGGGCttaaaacttgaaaaagcTTTAACTGTATACAAAGATTTGGCAGAAGCGTATGACAAAATCAACTATGATTTAGATGGTTTATCATTTGTCCATGGCCAAATATCCAATATCTACACCGATCTCCAAAATGTTGATAGATTGGTGCCAAGTTACTTCAAAGTGTCATTTTATGGTTTTGGATTTCCTAAGAATCTGAGAGGCAAAACGTACATTTTTGAAGGCCTACCATTTGAGCACATTACATCAATTCACAACAGACTCTTAAAGCTATATCCTGGTTCCAAACTTGTTAATAGTTTTACAGAAGCAGATAGGTTACTTGTGTCTCCACCAAATGGTAAGTACATCCATGTTATCAGTGTTGAACCGAAGCTAGAAATATCAGACGAATATGCTACaagtgaaaagaaaaacgaTATCAATAACAAGGTAAGGTCATATGTCGAAAATAGAAACCTCAGAACCTTTAGTAGTTCCAGAAAAGTTGCTGGTACACAAGGAATCACTGATTTATGGGTGATAGAGTACATCTTCGAGACAAAGTCAACATTCCCAACCTTAATGAACCGTTCCGAAGTTGTGAACATAGGTGAAAAGAGATTGTCTCCTATCAGCAATGCTATAAAATCTTTACAGCAAAAGATTCAGGAATTAAGCGGCCTAGAAGATATGTGCTACAAGCTCATGAAGGAAAACGGAGACTGTTCCGAAATATTTTCAGAACTTTCAAGAAATATCTCAGGTACTATCGATGCTCCTATCAATGGGGGTATAGCTGAATACCGTGTCTTCTAtactgatgaagaaacaagatCAAAGTTGCAAGAATCTGATGTGGAACTGCTAATTGCTGCATTTAATGAATTAACCATCGTTCTAAACCGTTGTTTGGCACTACATGGCCAGCTATGTCCACCATCTTTGACGAAATCGCATACAGTTTTACAGGAATTGTTTATCAGAAACTTTGAACGTGAAATTCAAGCCTGCAACATAAATGTTAATcagacaaaagaagagacTCATTCCAGAATCAAGCAAATTCAATCAACGCAAAGTAGCTTCTCAAAGAGAAATACAATGCTGATGACTCCATCCATTATTTCTGCAAGTCATTCTATCAGATCATCTGGAAGCAATGGAAGTGCCGCTAGAGCAAGCATGCCAGAAACCAGCGCTTCCTATTCATTGAGGTCATCGAAAAGTAATGCGATCTCCCACACACTTTCCCATGCTACTTCACAGGCAACATCCCAAACTCCCTCTCAAGCGCCTTCTCAATCAACGAGAATTATGAGACCAAAAAGCCACATTAATGCTCTCAGAATGAATCGTTGA
- the RPN13 gene encoding proteasome regulatory particle lid subunit RPN13 encodes MTETIEFRAGKCDYNEESKICTPKPMKGKIVIKPSEEAQGFYDFKWSTKEKTAGSSVDPIEFILIPGETKWVDIKSSKNGRILCLLFSSGEKWFFWLQDKHVGTESLNEWSQKDKELLAKLQKLLEFEEEEEEEVTQPEAEAEAEKMDVDQTEDEQKPSENEKASDEQPKAASNPFIPIKHLSDFLTKDMLVKHIESLSEDSKELQSLYTCLPEDIEKNKGNLIKCVRGPFFQQAVDTLDQATKQSFAGQQLSSMFGYPYAGEGPQALIRGLREKGLKEKEKETKETGSSEDGNK; translated from the exons ATGACGGAAACTATCGAATTCAGAGCAGGAAAATGTGACTACAATGAGGAAAGCAAGATCTGCACGCCGAAGCCTATGAAGGGTAAGATTGTGATCAAGCCAAGTGAGGAGGCACAAGGATTTTATGACTTTAAATGGAGTACTAAGGAAAAGACAGCTGGAAGTTCAGTAGATCCAATTGAGTTTATTTTGATTCCTGGGGAAACGAAGTGGGTGGACATCAAATCTTCCAAGAACGGTAGAATCTTGTGTTTGCTCTTTTCCAGTGGTGAGAAATGGTTTTTCTGGCTACAGGATAAGCATGTAGGTACTGAATCGCTCAATGAGTGGAGCCAGAAGGATAAAGAATTGCTTGCTAAGCTTCAGAAATTGTTGgagtttgaagaagaggaagaggaagaagtaACACAACCTGAGGCTGAGGCTGAGGCTGAAAAGATGGATGTTGACCAAACGGAAGATGAGCAAAAACCTAgcgaaaatgaaaaggcCTCCGATGAGCAACCGAAAGCTGCATCAAATCC ATTCATTCCCATCAAACACCTCTCTGATTTTCTCACAAAGGATATGCTAGTTAAGCACATTGAATCTTTATCTgaagattcaaaagagcTGCAATCATTATACACCTGTCTTCCAGAAGatatagaaaaaaataaaggaaacCTCATCAAATGTGTGAGAGGACCCTTCTTTCAGCAAGCTGTTGATACCTTAGACCAGGCCACGAAGCAGAGTTTCGCTGGGCAGCAGCTTTCCAGTATGTTTGGTTACCCATACGCGGGTGAGGGTCCTCAAGCCCTAATCCGTGGTTTGAGGGAAAAGGgactaaaagaaaaggaaaaggagACGAAAGAGACTGGTTCTTCCGAAGATGGGAATAAATAA
- the RPN13 gene encoding uncharacterized protein codes for MLVKHIESLSEDSKELQSLYTCLPEDIEKNKGNLIKCVRGPFFQQAVDTLDQATKQSFAGQQLSSMFGYPYAGEGPQALIRGLREKGLKEKEKETKETGSSEDGNK; via the coding sequence ATGCTAGTTAAGCACATTGAATCTTTATCTgaagattcaaaagagcTGCAATCATTATACACCTGTCTTCCAGAAGatatagaaaaaaataaaggaaacCTCATCAAATGTGTGAGAGGACCCTTCTTTCAGCAAGCTGTTGATACCTTAGACCAGGCCACGAAGCAGAGTTTCGCTGGGCAGCAGCTTTCCAGTATGTTTGGTTACCCATACGCGGGTGAGGGTCCTCAAGCCCTAATCCGTGGTTTGAGGGAAAAGGgactaaaagaaaaggaaaaggagACGAAAGAGACTGGTTCTTCCGAAGATGGGAATAAATAA
- the URA4 gene encoding dihydroorotase gives MISEYILGTPCDMHVHLRDGDMCKLITPTVKEGGISVAYVMPNLQPPITTLERVQEYKAQLEALAPETTFLMSFYLSKDLTPELIHQAAKVNAIHGVKCYPAGVTTNSAQGVDPNDFSAFYPLFKAMEEEGIVLNLHGEKPSVAGEKEDIHVLNAEESFLPALKKLHADFPNLKIILEHCTTAAAIKTIEEINAGIVDIKDIRVAATITAHHLSLTIDDWAGNPINFCKPVAKLPSDQRALVKAATSGKPYFFFGSDSAPHPIENKAKHTGVCAGVYSQSLSIPYLAEVFDSQGKLSELKTFVCIAPLSFYALKPEDIKSKQKVVLYKRTQTVPEIITNESGIKVAPFKAGEKLHWSVRWN, from the coding sequence ATGATTTCTGAATATATTCTTGGCACTCCATGTGATATGCATGTTCATTTGAGAGATGGTGACATGTGCAAGTTGATTACACCTACTGTGAAGGAAGGTGGTATCTCTGTCGCATATGTTATGCCAAACCTTCAACCACCTATAACGACTCTAGAAAGAGTTCAGGAGTATAAGGCCCAATTGGAAGCGCTAGCTCCAGAAACTACCTTTTTGATGTCTTTCTACCTTTCTAAGGATTTGACTCCGGAGTTGATTCACCAGGCAGCAAAAGTAAATGCTATCCATGGTGTCAAATGTTACCCAGCTGGTGTCACTACCAACTCTGCGCAAGGTGTTGATCCAAACGACTTTAGCGCTTTCTACCCATTGTTCAAAGctatggaagaagagggTATTGTATTAAATCTACATGGTGAGAAGCCAAGTGTAGCtggtgaaaaagaagacatcCATGTTTTGAACGCCGAGGAATCCTTTTTGCCAGCTCTTAAAAAATTGCATGCTGATTTCCCTAATTTGAAGATAATCTTGGAGCACTGTACCACAGCAGCTGCCATCAAAACTATCGAAGAAATCAATGCAGGTATCGTTGACATTAAAGATATAAGAGTTGCAGCCACCATCACTGCTCATCATTTAAGCCTAACTATTGACGACTGGGCTGGTAATCCAATCAACTTCTGCAAACCTGTGGCTAAATTACCAAGTGACCAAAGAGCTTTGGTCAAGGCAGCTACGTCTGGTAAAccatacttcttctttggatctGATTCTGCCCCACATCCAATTGAGAATAAAGCCAAGCATACCGGTGTTTGTGCCGGTGTGTATTCTCAATCTTTGAGTATTCCATACTTAGCTGAGGTTTTTGATTCTCAAGGAAAATTGAGCGAACTCAAGACTTTTGTCTGCATTGCTCCATTGTCATTTTACGCATTGAAGCCAGAAGACATTAAATCTAAGCAGAAAGTTGTGCTTTACAAGCGAACACAAACTGTCCCAGAAATTATCACTAACGAATCGGGTATCAAGGTTGCACCATTCAAGGCAGGTGAAAAATTGCACTGGTCTGTTAGATGGAATTAA
- the DPH2 gene encoding 2-(3-amino-3-carboxypropyl)histidine synthase: MSDSVLVAPSLSTAQTEETFEFQSYEKSTRSRSYLGPDVTAENVSELISAYYSVPDLIQFFKEHPQYQKITLQFPDELVLDSSIVVQLMQKELCVSDGEACVVDTVKESCGSGSDCCGQSKGECASKAFQQQAGRKIWILADTSYSSCCVDEVASEHVHGDIVVHFGDACMNAVQKLPVIYSFGRPSLNLAAVKERFESEYSEKDAKVCLMADAPYSIHMHALYHMLKDGGYSNLVFADINRGMLEENNHIVGYSGVDESTYKKHATFGNRIIYGDRTTVDNDDDNDNELDMHDYKLFHITIPKDPHLLFLTTQFESVTLYDPETNSVNHGPFPSMMKRYKFMHVARTAGTVGILVNTLSLRNTKETINKLTKLLKENGKKHYMFVVGKPNVAKLANFEPIDVWCILGCGQGGIVLDQYNEFYKPIVTPYELIMALDNEVTWTGQWITDFEKIIQEIEHEEDNNDEVGDGHGHGNQNEDEDDAPEFNAVTGQYVSTSRPLRRIERLEIETPINEVRSSDSTELVQQFSKTVAIKNTVSTSAAFLQTRQWTGLGSDYQTQEQDSELEEDGATMEEGTSGIARGYQFDRQNHA, translated from the coding sequence ATGAGCGATTCAGTATTGGTGGCACCATCCCTCTCTACAGCGCAAACAGAAGAGACATTTGAATTTCAGAGTTATGAGAAGTCAACTCGTTCGAGATCTTACCTTGGGCCAGACGTAACAGCAGAGAACGTCTCTGAGCTAATAAGTGCCTACTATAGTGTGCCTGACCTAATCCAGTTCTTCAAGGAGCATCCACAGTACCAAAAAATTACATTACAATTCCCAGATGAGCTGGTATTGGACTCCTCAATAGTTGTTCAATTAATGCAGAAAGAACTATGTGTCTCTGATGGAGAAGCGTGTGTAGTGGATACGGTCAAGGAGTCATGTGGTAGCGGCAGCGACTGCTGTGGTCAATCAAAGGGCGAATGTGCGTCCAAGGCGTTCCAACAACAAGCCGGAAGGAAGATTTGGATACTTGCCGATACCTCGTACAGTTCTTGCTGCGTCGACGAGGTGGCTAGTGAGCATGTACACGGTGATATTGTCGTTCACTTTGGAGACGCGTGCATGAATGCAGTGCAAAAGCTCCCTGTTATTTATTCATTTGGAAGACCCAGCCTGAACCTCGCCGCAGTGAAGGAACGGTTCGAGAGTGAGTACAGCGAAAAGGACGCCAAAGTCTGTTTGATGGCGGATGCGCCATACTCGATACACATGCACGCGCTATACCATATGTTAAAAGACGGGGGGTATTCCAACCTGGTGTTTGCAGACATCAACCGCGGAATGCTAGAGGAGAATAACCACATAGTTGGATACAGCGGAGTTGACGAATCGACATACAAGAAGCATGCCACCTTTGGCAACAGAATTATATACGGTGATAGAACCACAGTTGACAATGACGACGACAACGACAACGAGCTAGACATGCACGACTACAAGCTCTTCCACATCACGATACCGAAAGACCCAcatctcttgttcttgacGACCCAATTTGAATCAGTGACGCTGTACGATCCGGAAACGAACAGCGTGAACCATGGACCATTCCCCTCGATGATGAAACGGTATAAGTTCATGCATGTGGCCAGAACCGCGGGCACCGTGGGAATACTAGTGAACACCTTGTCGTTGCGCAATACCAAGGAGACCATCAACAAGCTAACCAAACTACTCAAAGAAAACGGCAAGAAACACTACATGTTTGTGGTTGGGAAACCCAACGTCGCGAAGCTCGCAAACTTCGAACCGATAGACGTGTGGTGTATCCTCGGATGTGGCCAAGGCGGTATCGTTTTAGACCAGTATAACGAATTCTACAAACCGATCGTTACACCGTATGAGCTTATCATGGCCTTGGACAATGAAGTCACATGGACAGGACAATGGATCACGGACTTTGAGAAAATCATCCAAGAGATTGAACACGAAGAAGATAACAACGATGAGGTTGGGGATGGACATGGACATGGGAATCAGAATGAAGACGAGGACGACGCTCCGGAGTTCAACGCCGTCACAGGCCAATACGTTTCTACCTCAAGACCTCTCCGCCGAATCGAAAGACTAGAGATTGAAACACCGATCAACGAGGTAAGATCATCGGACTCCACAGAACTAGTCCAACAGTTCTCAAAAACTGTCGCCATCAAAAACACAGTCTCTACCTCTGCTGCCTTCTTACAGACTCGTCAATGGACAGGTCTCGGTAGCGATTACCAAACTCAAGAACAAGACAGCGAACTGGAGGAAGATGGAGCGACAATGGAGGAAGGTACCTCAGGAATCGCTAGAGGATATCAGTTTGATCGGCAAAATCATGCGTAA